The Paenibacillus sp. FSL W8-0426 region GGAGGGAACGTGCAAGCAATCGCCTTGTTGACGCGAGTAACGGTCGCTCCCGGCAGGGTTGTCCTGCACTCCGAAATCAGCTTTCCGCCGCTTCAACTTTCAAGACCCTTCCAGCCATCAGCAGCAGAATAACCCTGCTACCGAAGGGGTCTCTTCTCTGAGAAAGGAACGCCCGGCGTACTTCATTTCATCATCGATTTCATTATACAAACATACTTTTTTCATTATATCGGCAACGTCAATGCCTGTCAAATGAAGGCAGCAGCCGTCCATCACAGCTTGTATCAGTCCGTTCTTCGCTTAATATAGTATGCGAAAAAATGCTGGACAATGACTTTTAACACCGCAAATACAGGGACGGCCAAAATTAGGCCGAAGATGCCCGCAATTTCCCCGCCGACAAGCAGGGCAAAAATAATCGAAAGCGGATGCAGATGAAGCGTTCGCCCAACCACCTGCGGAGAGATAATGTTGCTTTCCAGCACCTGGCACAGCATGTTCACGACGACAACCAGCATCATCATTTTAAACGATACCGTCGATGCCATCACCACAGCCGGGGCCGCGCCAAGGAAGGGACCAAGATAAGGCACGATGTTGAACACCGCCACAATGCTCGCCAGCAGCAGGGCATAAGGCATATCAATGATGATATATCCGATATACGCGAAAATGCCTACGATCACACAGACGATGAACTGGCCGCGAATGTAGTTGCCAAGCGCAGCATCGATTTCTTTCATGACCGTAACGATTGCTTTTCTCCGGGAACGCGGAAGATAAGCCACGACGGTCCGTTCAAACACCTCAAAATCTTTGAGCATGTAAAAAATGAGGAACGGCACGATAAAAATGTTGAACAACACGTTAATCGTCGCCCCGATATTGTCCATCAACACCGTAATTCCTTGGCTAAGCCGATCCTCCATTTGATAAAACCAGCTGTTCATGCCTGAACGAACGCTCGGCGGCATCAGTTTGTTGTCCATGTTATTCATCAGACTCTGGGCGCGCATCGACAATTCGGGCATGTGTTCGTTCAGTTCCTCCAACTGCTCCATCAGCACCGGGATCACGTTAACCAGGATGACTCCGATACAAGTCAGGAAAAACGCATAGATCAACAGTACCGCGATGGAACGCGGCACTTTGCGCCCGCCCAGCATGCTGACGATCGGGTTAAGCACATACGAAATGATGAGCGCAATGACAAACGGCGCCAGCACGGTTTTCAGAAATCCATATATATGCAGCAGCAATGGCCGCAGCAGCCAGATAAAATACAAAATGATCAAGCCAAGCAGCAGCCAGATGGCATAACGGAACAGCTTGTTTTTGGTTAATTGCTCCACAGTGCCTCACTCCTCTTTGGACTGGCTCTGAAAGTCAGTATATGTAGGAGCAGGAGTATTTATTAATTGTTTCAGTTTTTGGGAAGCTGCCTTTGGCCGAAAGATCTTCTGCCATCTCGAAGCAGGTCCGATAGCGCGCTGCGTTTTTGGGAGAACATGAAAAAGACGCCTCCTTTACTATAAAGGAGACGTAACCGATGCATCTTGCACTTCGCCTCTGCATACGATAAAGTAATGCGATACGCGAGTACAAGCCTTTCGATCGAATGCATATCGTAATGTAACCCTTGCAGGCTGCACCTTGGTGCCCGGCGCCTGACATTGTCACAAAACCGCATGTAAACGAAGTTTTGTTTGCAATTAAGAAGAAGCGTGCAAATGGGGAAAATCCTGCGGCAGCTCTTCGCCAAAAAACAAATCGTCCAGCGAGCTAAGCGTACCGTCCTCCTCCACTTGATATACGGACATCTTGTCGCCGTTGACGTTCAATTCAATAAAGCATCCCCAGCAATAAAACTGATGGGAGCCGATTTTACCGATATCTTTGGAACTACAGTTTGGACATTTCATATTCATTCACCTATCCGTTCACAGAATGAATGGCATTTTCCAAGCGCTGTTCACTCAGCGGGGGCACCATTACAGCACTCTCTCCAATGGACATATCACTTGTACATGGCAGCCATTTGCGGCCTTCGATCAAGTCGGACACAAAACCGTCCGTAATTTCGATCCCTTTTATTGTATTTCCCAACTCCTGGTCAAAATAAACATCAGAGACGCGTCCAAGCAGCAAACCGTCGCCGGTCAACACCGACATCTCTTTTAATTTGGACTGACCGAGGAGGTACGTATGTTTTATGTTGTCGGCTCCCGTCTTGCGGACAGCCTGTTGATTACGGATCATGACGGCATCTTCGCCGTAGGCAACGATATCTTGCCACTGCACGATTTTGACATGACTGGTAAACAGGCCTTTGCTTTCAAGTTCAATGCCTTCAATTTTCCAATCGTCGCTCACAATGAAATCCTGGATTTTCCCGACCTGTTTTCCGCCTTCCACATCAAAAACGGCAAGACCGATCATTTCCTGAAGCTTCATCGCAGTGTCCTCCTCATCATCTTATCGTGAAACAGACGCGGCATCATTGAATTTAGGTATTCCCCGAATGAACGAAAAACCATTCACCGTCGCCCCAGACCGCTCCATTCAACCGATAAATTGGAACTCCTCCCCTCCTTCTGTTCCGCAGATAAAGAGACCCTCAAAGTCTATTACGAAGTCGCAAAAGAATGGTTCCAATTTTTTCGCCCGTTTTTATCATTTCTTCCGTAGTATTACCCAACCCCCAGCTAAAACGAATCGCGGAGTGCAATAAAGCTTCCGGAAGGTTCATCGCTTTGAGTACATGGGACACTTCAAGCGACCCCGAGGTGCATGCCGACCCACTCGCCACCGCAATGCCTTCCATGTCCAGGTTCATGAGCATCGTTTCTGTCGACACTTCCGGGAAGCTGACGTTAAGGATATGCGGAAGTGTATAATCGGGGTGGCCGTTCACATGAAAATGCTCGGCGCCAACATGCTTCTCCAACTGTTCCAACAACAGGGAGCGTAAAAGAAGATCATGCTCATAGCGTTTTTCTGCCTGCGACACGGCTATTTTGAGCGCTTCGGCAAAACCGGCAATACCCGCCATATTTTCGGTTCCCGCACGCCGCTGACGTTCCTGCAGCCCTCCATGCGCCCTTGCTTCCAGCATCGTGCCCCTGCGCACGTACAGCGCACCGACGCCCTGCGGACCGTTAATTTTGTGCGCGGACAAGCTGATCATGTCGACAGGCATGTCTTTGCAGGAAATATGCTGCGTCCCCAGCGCCTGTACCGCATCCGTGTGAAACAGAATGCCGCGTTCGCGGGCAAGTTCACCGATCTCCCGAATCGGCTGGAGCGTGCCGACTTCATTATTAGCGTACATGATCGTGATCAGCACGGTATCCGGACGAATGGCCTGCCGCAATTCCTCCATGCGGATTCTTCCATGCTCGTCCACGCCCAAATAAGTCACGTCATAACCTTGGCGCTCCAGTTCCTCGCAAGTATGCAGCACCGCGTGGTGTTCGACGGCCGACGTAATGATATGCCGCCCTTTGTCTTTCCGGGCCGCGACTGCGCCGAAGATCGCCAAATTATCGCTTTCCGTGCCTCCGCTGGTAAATACCAATTCGTCAGGGAAACAGCCAAGCAAGGCAGCGATGGCATCCCTGGCTCCATTGACGGTTCGTTTCGCTTCTCGACCGAAGGCATGGATGCTTGAGGCATTGCCGAATTGCCCGGTCATGATATCCATCATCGTTTGTGCGACCTGTGGATGCACAGGCGTGGATGCAGCATGGTCCAAATAAATTCTATTCATGTTAATCTTTCACCTCGTAATCGCTATAATGGAATTGGAAATCAAATCGAATGTTTTTGTAATGCAACTTCAAGTATAATGGAATCACTACATTTGATAAGGAGGAAGAGTGTTATGAGCGATGCCGTACTTGAACAAATTTTGGTCCAGCTGCAGCAGATGAACAAACGTTTTGATCATATAGATCAGCGTTTGGACAACATGGATGGACATCTGGATGGCATGAATGGGCGCCTGGATAGCATGGATGGTCGTTTCGATCATATTGAAGGCAGATTGGATACCATCGAACAGCAGACCAAAGATATTCCGCTGCTCAAGCAAGCGGTGCTGGAAACCCTTGAAATCACCAAACGCCTGGAAGAAAACCAGGCAAGCTTCGAACGCAAGGTTACGGCCGAATTGAATACCCATCAACACAGCATTGATATTTTGAATCGCCGCCAGCTGCGAATGGAGGCTGACATCGAAACCCTCAAAAATCGCTAGTCCAATAGCCGGGCTTAAAATTCCAGGCCGAGATTTGCGTTTTTCATACATAGACCGTTAACAGCCATTGTTGCATATGTTGTTAGTATTTCGACTTAGCTCAACCAACAAGCCTTATAAAAATGCCATTTGCACGCGAAAGCCCCCAAATTGGGGGCTTTAATGTTTTTTCCGTGTGTGCGTGTCGCAGCCTCGATCAAAATGTTAATCATTTAACTGAAAGTTTGGCCACAGTAATGAAGCCAAACCCTTGCATCAAGGATTTATTAAATCCCATACCTGAAAATTAAATGTAAAACATGTAGCTGTCCTTCTGCTCCTGGTCCTGATACGAGATCAGGTCTTGCAGCGTCGTCGAATCCAGCACCTCGGCAATGCTGTCGCGGATACGCAGCCACAGGTCCCGCTTGGCCGGATCGTCTTCCTCGGTGAAGTCCACCGGGGAGATCGGGCCTTCCAACACACGAATGACGTCACCTGCAGTCACGCTGGCCGGATCGCCGGCCAGAATATAGCCGCCGTACGCTCCGCGAATGCTTTTAACAAGTCCTGCATTGCGCAGGGGAGCGATCAATTGCTCCAAATAATGCTCCGAGAGCTGATTGCGCTCCGCAATGCTCTTCAGGGAAGTCGGGCCTTCGCCGGTTCTGGCAGCCAGCTCCATCATGATGGTAAGGCCATAACGGCCTTTTGTCGATATTTTCAAAGGAGTCACCTCTTTCAATTTTCAGAAAACCTGTTTAGTGTTTGTTCGCTCAGCACATGTGGCCATGATTTCCCGTCACTGATTCGCCACAGCGGGATATGAAAAAACGGCCCATGTTCCTTAAACCTCCGTATTCCGATCATAACCCTCGCCTAATGTTAACATAACTGCATGCCCAAAGGAAACATGGATGGCAATTAATCTGTGCGCCTGGAGTGGACAGTATCCAAAGTTCCCCGGGTGTATCGTAAGTTGGGTCCGGTTATGCTAGAATAAGAAAAGCGTCTACCGACGCGGTTCAACACATTTATATATAGAAGTGGTGATGACGATGTCCAAAACAAAAGAAAATACACGGGTCGTCGTTGGCATGTCCGGAGGTGTCGACTCTTCCGTAACCGCACTGCTGCTGAAAGAGCAAGGTTACGATGTCATCGGCATTTTCATGAAAAACTGGGACGATACGGACGAATTCGGCCATTGTACCGCTGAAGAAGATTCAGAGGACGTGCGCCGGGTGTGCGAGCAGATCGGCATTCCCTACTACACTGTCAACTTCGAGAAAGAGTATTTCGATAAAGTATTTACCTATTTCCTCGATGAATATAAGTCCGGCCGGACTCCGAATCCGGATGTCATGTGCAACCGCGAAATCAAATTCGGCGAATTCCTGAACAAGGCTCTTGATCTTGGCGCAGATTACGTCGCTACCGGCCACTATGCGCGCCTTGTTGAAGAGAATGGCGCTTACAAGCTGCTTCGCGGTGTGGACAGCAACAAGGATCAGACCTATTTCCTGAACGCGCTGAACCAAAATCAGTTGTCCAAAGCCATGTTCCCGATCGGTCATCTGCCGAAGCCGGAGGTTCGCAAAATCGCTGAGGCCGCCGGGCTGTATACCGCTAAGAAAAAGGACAGCACTGGTGTCTGCTTCATTGGCGAACGCAACTTTAAAGAATTCCTGAGCAACTACCTGCCTGCCAAAGGCGGGGACATGATCGATATCGTGACCGGCGAAGTCAAAGGTCGCCATGACGGACTGATGTATTATACGCTGGGTCAGCGCCAAGGTCTTGGCATCGGCGGATCGGGCAATGGGGAACCATGGTTCGTTGCCGATAAAGATCTGGAACGCAACCAGCTGCTGGTTGTGCAGGGCGATTCTCATGCAAGTCTTTATTCCACGGGATTGACCGCAACCGGCGTGAATTGGATTGCCGGTTCAGAGCACATTCCGAGCGGGTCTTTCCGTTGTACGGCGAAGTTCCGTTACCGTCAACCAGACCAAGGCGTTACGCTCACCTGGAATGCGGACGGAAGCGTGGACGTGCAATTCGACCAACAACAAAAAGCCATTACGCCTGGACAGGCGGTCGTGTTCTATGATGGCGACGTCTGCCTTGGAGGCGGAACAATCGACCAGGTGCAAAAAGTGCCTGTGCCGGCTTTGGGCTGATCAGTCCACGAATTCCATACCTGTATGTATGGAGCTTTCTACACAAGCATAAAAGCCAATAAAAGCCATCCCTATCATGTATACCATGGAGGATGGCTTTTTTCCTTCTTTTCCCTGCAAAAAAATCCGAATACCCGGTTTATGCAGTGATCCACGTGCCGCAAAATGAGGCCAACATGCCCACGATGACCGAACTGACGACGTAAAGGGCTGCTCTACCATACCGTTTCCGGCTTATTAGACCCATGGTCTCATAACCAAATGTGGAGAAGGTCGTGTATGCACCGCAAAATCCTGTACCTACGATGACCCACAGCATATCGGAAATGGCTGCAGACGCGTGCCAGCCATAAAGCATTCCAAGCAGCAGCGAACCGCTGATGTTGATCAGCCATGTTCCCCATGGAAACGACGTGCCTAACCGGGCAGACACCCATCGTCCCAGCGAGTACCGCAGGATCGAACCCATCATGCCTGCTGCACCGATCCAGATGATCATGCCTGCGCACCGCCCCTTCCATCCCTTCTCAACATTTGCTCTCCCCAGCGGATACCGACCGAGCAAAGCAAGAGCCCTGCCGCGATGCTAGTGAATACATACGCAGCCGCACTTATCCAATGTCCGCCTTCCGCCAATCGCACCATATCGAGCGCAAAGGTTGAAAAGGTCGTGAACGCGCCGGTAAACCCCGTGCCGATGGCCAGGCGCAGCTCAGCAGAAATTTTGTGAGGTACGGCTACCGTGAAAAACCACCCCAGAAACAGGCTGCCCACTGCGTTGATCAGCAGCACCCCCCAAGGGAACCCCCCATTGTCCTGCGGTATCCACAGCTGGACGCCGTAACGGGTCAACGTGCCCGCAATGCCGCCAAGCCCAACATAAACAAGTTCCTTCATGACGCAAGACATCTCCAGACGTTATACTTTTTCCTTCTCCCTAATGATAGTGGATTATCGAGATTTAAACCATGGGGTCCCGCAGGTACAAGGGAAAAGGCGGTCGGAAGCTGAATTTCTCACGCTGGCAAATGCGGATCAAAATAACGCCAGGTTCTTCATGGCCTCTTTTACTTTATCTTTATTCAACAGGAAGTATTTTTCTCCCGGCGCATGGAACGTCGTGGCTGGAGTATCCGGGCCGCACAGCCGCATGATGGGTGCGTCCAAATCGAAAAGCAGTTCTTCGGCAATGATGGCCGATACCTCTGCCCCAATACCTCCTGTTTTGTTGTCTTCATGAACAATCAGCACCTTTCCCGTTTTCCGGACAGCCTCCAATATCCCTTCTTTATCTAAAGGTTGGAGTGTTCGTAAATCGAGCACATGTGCAGAAATCCCTTCTTCTTCAAGTTCTTCTGCAGCATGTTCTATAAACATAAGCGGCATGCTGTAACTTATTACAGTTATATCGGTCCCCTCGCGAAGCACATTGGATTTGCCGATGGGTACCGTATAGTCGTCTTCCGGCACTTCACCCTTCACCAGCATGAAGCATTTCTTGTGCTCGAAGTACAGTACGGGATCGGGATCTCTGACTGCGGCTTTCAGCAAACCTTTTGCATCGTAAGGTCTATAAGGGGCTACGATTTTAAGGCCCGGGGTTCCGAAAAACACCGATTCTGCACATTGGGAATGATAGAGTCCACCGAAGACTCCGGCTCCGATGGGAGCACGAATCACAAGCGGACAACTCCAATCATTGTTGGAACGATAGCGGATTTTGGCTGCTTCGCTGATAATCTGGTTCGTTGCCGGAAACATGAAATCGGAATACTGCATTTCGGCGATCGGCTTCATTCCATACATGGCAGCACCGATCGCTACCCCGGCAATCGCCGATTCGGCAAGCGGCGTGTCCAAAACTCGTTCTTCGCCAAACATGTCGATCAGCCCTTTTGTCGTTGTATAGACTCCCCCCTTGACTCCGACATCTTCGCCCAATACAAAAACGTTCTCATCCCTCGCCAATTCTTCCTGCATCCCAAGGCGGATCGCCGATACATAATTCATGATTGCCATTGACCCTACTCCCCCTCTAATTCATTCTGCATATACATGGTCCAACGAAGACTCCGGCGTTGGCAACGGGGCCTTATCCGCATAGTTTATCGCATCATCGATTTGTTTTTTGAGCTGAGATTGCAGTTCTTCCTCATGAGCGGCACTCCATATTCCGCAATCGATCAAATATTGTTGGTACTTGGGAATTCCGTCCTTAGCCCGGTTCTCCTCTACTTCGTCCTTCGTCCTGTACAATAAATCATTATCGGCAGTGGAGTGCGGCGAAAGTCGGTATAACATGGCTTCAATGAGCGTTGGCCCTTCCCCGCGAATCGCTCTCTCCCGAGCTTCCTTTACGGCTTTGTAAACCTCAAATACGTTGTTCCCATCCACTCGTACACCTGCAATCCCATAGCCTCGCGCACGGTCAACAACCCGTCCACCAAGCTGCTTATGGATCGGCACGGAAATCGCATACTGATTATTCTCACACATCAAAATGACCGGAAGTTTGTGAACCCCCGCAAAATTGCAGCCTTCGTGAAAATCTCCTTGATTGCTGGATCCTTCCCCAAAGGTTACAAAACTCACTAACTTCTCATTTTTCATTTTTGCCGCCAGCGCTATGCCAACGGCATGGGGCACTTGCGTAGTAACCGGACTGGAACCAGTTACGATCCGAAGCTTTTTATATCCAAAGTGGCCAGGCATTTGACGGCCTCCGCTATTGGGGTCTTCCGCTTTGGCAAATACGGACAGCATCAATTCTTTGATGCTCATGCCTAGCGCTAGGACGAGGCCATAATCGCGATAGTAAGGGAGGAAGTAATCCGTCGACTTGTTGAGGGCATATGCAGCAGCGACCTGTGCCACTTCTTGTCCAATGCCTGAAACATGAAAATTAATTTTACCTGCGCGCTGAAGCAGCAAATTGCGTTCATCAAATTTCCGTGCCATTACCATCGTTTTATACATGTCAATAGCCTCTTCATCGGTCAATCCCAGTGAATGATGAAGAACACGTTCTCCCGCTATGCCAGTTTCGCTCATGAAAGTGCCCCCCTAAAGTCGGATTCAAGTTCTATTACATCAATTTACTATATTACTATCTCAATTCAATCAAATCAATAATTTGGAATTACAAGAATACTCTAACTATTTTGGGGTCAGATCAAGCCTGCTGTTAAAAATCCTCTAACCTGATCAGCGAATCATCATTATACTTCGAAACCGACGATGTTAATCCACAGCTCTTTCTAGCTTATTATGCAACTATGAAATAAAGCAGCACGAGCTTTGCAGAAAAAGAAAAAAGCCGCCTTCAGAGAATACTGAAAGCAGCTTATCGTGCACAAACCACATATTACATTCTACTCATTCCTTAAGGTAACCAGACACGTAGACATTCATATCCGTTACCCTCTCCGACGCTGCTGGTTGAGGCGAATCTTGGATTCGTTCCCCTGCTCGGTCGCCTCATAGAAAATGCGTCGCGACAGCTGTTTCGGCAAATACTCCTGCTTCACGTAATGTCCCGGATAGTTGTGTGGGTATAGATACCCTTCGTGCCCAAGCTTGGCCGCTCCCGCGTAATGGGTATCACGAAGATGCAGCGGCACCTCCGCCGACTTCACTTCCTCGATCGCTTCCATCGCTTTGGAAATGGCCGTATACACGGCATTCGATTTCGGACTTTCCACCGCAAACAGGATCGCCTGCGCAATGTTGAGTTTGGCCTCCGGCCAGCCGTTGTTGCGATACGCGTCCAGCGCGCCGATGGCCTGCGTCATGGCCTGCGGATTGGCAAGGCCGATATCCTCGCTGCTCGCCGCGATCAAACGGCGAATAAACACCATCGGGTCCATGCCCAGCTTTTCCACCGCGTACAGAAACCAGAACAGGGCGGCATCGCTGGAACCGCGAATGCTTTTGTGAAACGCCGACAACACGTCGTATTGCGTCGACTCGTCCGCGCGCACGATGGGACGGCGAATGGATTCTTCCGCAACCGCGAGCGTAATATGGATGGAACCGTCCGTTTCCGGCGGCGTGGTCAGTGCGGCCAGTTCCAGGGCATTCAGCGCGCGCCGAATGTCCCCGTTGGCCATCGTCGCGATATGCGATAGCGCCTCTTCGTCCGCCTTCAGCTCCATGAAACCGAGGCCCTTGTCCGCATCTTGCAGGGCACGACGCATGGCAATCAGCGAGTGCTCCTTGTTCAGCGGCTCCAGTTGAAACAGCGTTGAGCGGCTCATCAAGGCCCCGTTCACGTAATGAAACGGATTCTCCGTCGTCGCCCCGATAAAAATAATGGTGCCCTGTTCCACCGCAGGCAGCAGCGCATCCTGCCGCGAGCTGTTGAAGCGGTGCACCTCGTCCAGAAACAGAATCGTTTTGGTGCCGTACAGCTGCTTGTTCGTCTGGGCTTGCTCGATCACTTCACGTACGTCCTTCACGGACGCATCCACCGCGTTCAGCCGAACGAAATTGCCCTGCGTGTGCTTGGATATGATATGCGCCAACGTGGTTTTGCCGCATCCTGGAGGACCATACAGCAGTATGGATGAAATCTGGTCGGCCTCGATGGCGCGGCGAAGCAGCTTGCCCGGCCCGATGATATGCTCTTGCCCGATATATTCTTCAAGCTTCTCCGGACGCATCCGATCGGCTAGCAGTCTCGCCTTCGGCTCCGCATCCTGTTGAAACGAAAACAAATCCATCATTATTCACTTCCTTAACTGATTGGCCTGCTCTCTATCATACCATATTCCTGCGCGATCAAATCGATAAACGCCCGCATGGCGCTGCTGATGAACGCATCCTTGCGCGTAATGAAATACGTCGTCATATGATCCTTTCCTGCAGGGAGCGAATGCTTGCGAAGCATGCCGCCGGCAATCTGCTGCCGCACGACAATCTCGGGCAGGAGGGAAATCCCCATACCTGAAGCCACTCCGCTAATAATGGCCTCCAACGTGCCGAACTCCATGATCGCTGGGCGGTGAACACCACTTTCCCTCAGCCAGTTTTCCAATATTTCGCGATAGGAGCACCCGCGGCTATAGACCAGAATCGGCTTGGCGTACAACTCTTCCTGATCGGCATTCATGCCGGACGATACGATAAACACTCGCTCGTTAAATACCGGAATCGCGCGCAAATCGGGATGATCGCAAGCACAGCCGATGAACGCCCCCTCCAGTTCGTAGCCAACGACCTGATCGATCAATACCTGAGAGTTGCCGGTCGTCAGAGACAACGATACTTGCGGATGGCTCTTGTAATACAGCGAAAAAAGCTCGGGTAAACGCACCGCAGCCGCAGTCTGCGTCGAACCGATGCGCAGCGGTCCGGACGGCGTCCCGGTGGCTTGAAGCGCCTTCGTTGCTTCTTCAAGCAACCCTACGACTTTGTCCGCGTAAGTCAATAGAAGCTCCCCGGCCGGAGACAGCGTCATGCCCCGGTTATGCCGAATAAAGAGAGACGTTCCCAATTCGTTCTCCAAATGCCGGATTCTTGCGGTCACATTGGACTGAACATACCCTAACCTTGCCGCTGCCCTGGTCACGTTTCCCTCCTGTGCAACGCATTGAAATATGCGCAAATCTCCGCTTTCCATGGCAACCTCCCCTTCCGATACTACCTTGATCCCGTTTTTGATATCACTCAAAATGATTTCTGGTTCATTAACAATCATTATACAGCATGCTCGCTCGGCGCTACAATCAGTGTAACAGGCAAGCCGGTTTGCTAACATCACTGAATCCAATTCATCAAGAGGAGTGTAACCATGAAAATATCCGAACAAACCGTAGCGATCGTAACTGGCGGCGGCACAGGAATCGGCAGAGCCGCCAGCGTGCTGCTGTCCCGGCACGGGGCAACCGTAGCAGTCAATTATTCGCGTTCCCGGCTGGAAGCCGAGGCGACCGTGCAGCAGATACGGGACACCGGCGGACGCGCTTTTGCCGTGCAAGCCGACATCGCCGATGATCAGGCAGTACGTCAGATGGTTGCCGGCATTGAGCATGAACATGGCCCCATAACGGCACTGGTTAACAATGCGGGCATCACGAGACATATTCCGCTGCAAGATCTGGATGCCGTCGACGATGACGCATGGGACACGCTTTATAACGTCAATGTCAAAGGCATGTTTTATTGCGCAAGGGCTGTCTCCAAAGGCATGCAGCGGGCCGGACATGGCGCGATCGTCAACCTTGGCAGCATTGCCGGCATGACCGGATCAGGCTCCTCCGTCCCTTACGCGGCATCCAAAGCCGCCGTGCATGGGTTGACCCGCTCTCTTGCCCATGCACTGTCTCCCCACATCCGGGTTAACGCCATCGTTCCTGGAGCGGTTTCCACGCGTTGGTGGGCAGGCAACGAGGCACGTATGGAACAGTTGGGCGGACAACTGTTATTGCAGCGCATATCCTCTCCTGAGGATATTGCCCATATGATCGTTGCCGCGCTGGAGCAGCCGTCCATGACCGGACAGCTCATCACGGTCGACGCGGGTCAAACGTTATGAGCATTGGTGAACAAGTTAAAGGAAATGTTAACGATCGAGCCAAAGGAATAAAACCATTAAAGTACGTTGTTTTGATTTTGCTCACAACGCTGATTATGGGCACGTCGTTCCCCGTCGGCAAAATCGGCATGGCGTACGCCCCTCCTTTTCTGCTGATGGGACTTCGTTATGTGATGGCAGGCGCTTTGCTGGCGTGGATCGTCAGAAAGCGACCATTACCAAAAGGCTGGAAGCAGTGGATGCAAACATCCATTATCGGCTTGTTTCAATCCGCAGGGGTCATGGGCTGTGCCTATTACAGCATGAACTGGCTCACTTCGGGGGAATCCGCGATCATCACGTTTACGAGCCCGCTGCTGTTCATTCTGTTTAGCACATTGCTGGATGGCGTATCATACCGGCTCAGTCAGTGGAGCGGCGTACTCCTTGGCATCGCGGGTGTTGCCATCGGTTTTGGCTTTCAACTCAGCTTTAGCCCGGGAACGCTGA contains the following coding sequences:
- a CDS encoding AI-2E family transporter; this translates as MEQLTKNKLFRYAIWLLLGLIILYFIWLLRPLLLHIYGFLKTVLAPFVIALIISYVLNPIVSMLGGRKVPRSIAVLLIYAFFLTCIGVILVNVIPVLMEQLEELNEHMPELSMRAQSLMNNMDNKLMPPSVRSGMNSWFYQMEDRLSQGITVLMDNIGATINVLFNIFIVPFLIFYMLKDFEVFERTVVAYLPRSRRKAIVTVMKEIDAALGNYIRGQFIVCVIVGIFAYIGYIIIDMPYALLLASIVAVFNIVPYLGPFLGAAPAVVMASTVSFKMMMLVVVVNMLCQVLESNIISPQVVGRTLHLHPLSIIFALLVGGEIAGIFGLILAVPVFAVLKVIVQHFFAYYIKRRTD
- a CDS encoding PRC-barrel domain-containing protein, coding for MKLQEMIGLAVFDVEGGKQVGKIQDFIVSDDWKIEGIELESKGLFTSHVKIVQWQDIVAYGEDAVMIRNQQAVRKTGADNIKHTYLLGQSKLKEMSVLTGDGLLLGRVSDVYFDQELGNTIKGIEITDGFVSDLIEGRKWLPCTSDMSIGESAVMVPPLSEQRLENAIHSVNG
- a CDS encoding cysteine desulfurase family protein, with protein sequence MNRIYLDHAASTPVHPQVAQTMMDIMTGQFGNASSIHAFGREAKRTVNGARDAIAALLGCFPDELVFTSGGTESDNLAIFGAVAARKDKGRHIITSAVEHHAVLHTCEELERQGYDVTYLGVDEHGRIRMEELRQAIRPDTVLITIMYANNEVGTLQPIREIGELARERGILFHTDAVQALGTQHISCKDMPVDMISLSAHKINGPQGVGALYVRRGTMLEARAHGGLQERQRRAGTENMAGIAGFAEALKIAVSQAEKRYEHDLLLRSLLLEQLEKHVGAEHFHVNGHPDYTLPHILNVSFPEVSTETMLMNLDMEGIAVASGSACTSGSLEVSHVLKAMNLPEALLHSAIRFSWGLGNTTEEMIKTGEKIGTILLRLRNRL
- a CDS encoding Rrf2 family transcriptional regulator, with translation MKISTKGRYGLTIMMELAARTGEGPTSLKSIAERNQLSEHYLEQLIAPLRNAGLVKSIRGAYGGYILAGDPASVTAGDVIRVLEGPISPVDFTEEDDPAKRDLWLRIRDSIAEVLDSTTLQDLISYQDQEQKDSYMFYI
- the mnmA gene encoding tRNA 2-thiouridine(34) synthase MnmA, with translation MTMSKTKENTRVVVGMSGGVDSSVTALLLKEQGYDVIGIFMKNWDDTDEFGHCTAEEDSEDVRRVCEQIGIPYYTVNFEKEYFDKVFTYFLDEYKSGRTPNPDVMCNREIKFGEFLNKALDLGADYVATGHYARLVEENGAYKLLRGVDSNKDQTYFLNALNQNQLSKAMFPIGHLPKPEVRKIAEAAGLYTAKKKDSTGVCFIGERNFKEFLSNYLPAKGGDMIDIVTGEVKGRHDGLMYYTLGQRQGLGIGGSGNGEPWFVADKDLERNQLLVVQGDSHASLYSTGLTATGVNWIAGSEHIPSGSFRCTAKFRYRQPDQGVTLTWNADGSVDVQFDQQQKAITPGQAVVFYDGDVCLGGGTIDQVQKVPVPALG
- the crcB gene encoding fluoride efflux transporter CrcB, which translates into the protein MIIWIGAAGMMGSILRYSLGRWVSARLGTSFPWGTWLINISGSLLLGMLYGWHASAAISDMLWVIVGTGFCGAYTTFSTFGYETMGLISRKRYGRAALYVVSSVIVGMLASFCGTWITA
- the crcB gene encoding fluoride efflux transporter CrcB yields the protein MKELVYVGLGGIAGTLTRYGVQLWIPQDNGGFPWGVLLINAVGSLFLGWFFTVAVPHKISAELRLAIGTGFTGAFTTFSTFALDMVRLAEGGHWISAAAYVFTSIAAGLLLCSVGIRWGEQMLRRDGRGGAQA
- a CDS encoding alpha-ketoacid dehydrogenase subunit beta → MAIMNYVSAIRLGMQEELARDENVFVLGEDVGVKGGVYTTTKGLIDMFGEERVLDTPLAESAIAGVAIGAAMYGMKPIAEMQYSDFMFPATNQIISEAAKIRYRSNNDWSCPLVIRAPIGAGVFGGLYHSQCAESVFFGTPGLKIVAPYRPYDAKGLLKAAVRDPDPVLYFEHKKCFMLVKGEVPEDDYTVPIGKSNVLREGTDITVISYSMPLMFIEHAAEELEEEGISAHVLDLRTLQPLDKEGILEAVRKTGKVLIVHEDNKTGGIGAEVSAIIAEELLFDLDAPIMRLCGPDTPATTFHAPGEKYFLLNKDKVKEAMKNLALF